Proteins encoded by one window of Flavobacteriales bacterium TMED191:
- the rnr gene encoding ribonuclease R, which produces MIIKRRVDLGSLKELIKKVLIKRESGLNIKQIGWELDLKGSKFVKSIKLALDQLVSDGLVYSDKKYKYRYKWPKDLVIGTIEINRAGNGYVATDIYDQDIFIHEKNRLNSLNKDTVSVQLIQRKKNKLEGKVTGVLLRAKTKFIGVIEDNGKNAFFIADNKNIGSDFFIPREKLNNAKNNSRVIIEFMDWPETTGCPFGEVVKIIDDKFDLNSEIEANIELFNIRNIFSKKIETELANLPTKIEKKDLKNRKDFRKHTTFTIDPHDAKDFDDAISVKFLSDKITSIGIHIADVSHYVKSSSEIDKEAFLRAFSVYFPGKVIPMLPEKLSNILCSLRPKEDKLTFSVEIEINNFSKIESIWIGKGIINSNKRYSYKEAEHCILSEQGDYSKELVFINKVAMKLRQTRIKEGSINFERTDVSFKLNEQGEPIGIEKKEPLNAHKLVEEFMLLANKIVANKLSGLQQSIYRTHDLPDMEKLNEMASYLQNIDSTIKTNNFSHKDSAPFINMLLKNKSIGLENIILRCMAKAKYSTKNIGHYGLGFSKYTHFTSPIRRYSDLLIHRILQKHLNNNNSHIVDLEKKCLHFSTIERTYINLERKTIKFIQLHLLMNSIGKSFSGVISGVQKWGLYVEICDGRGEGLVSLNNLKDDNYYFDKNLQAYVGKRYRKKYILGQEVKVEIQAIDLNQRNMDLSFVS; this is translated from the coding sequence ATGATTATTAAGCGACGTGTGGACTTGGGCTCCCTAAAAGAGTTGATAAAAAAAGTGTTGATAAAACGAGAGAGCGGATTAAATATCAAACAAATTGGTTGGGAGCTAGATCTAAAGGGAAGTAAATTTGTTAAATCAATTAAATTAGCACTTGATCAGTTGGTTTCAGACGGTCTAGTTTATTCAGATAAAAAATACAAGTATAGATATAAGTGGCCTAAAGATTTGGTAATTGGAACTATAGAAATTAATCGTGCTGGAAATGGATATGTTGCAACCGACATTTATGATCAGGATATTTTTATTCACGAAAAAAACCGACTCAATTCTCTAAATAAAGACACTGTTTCTGTACAGTTAATTCAAAGAAAAAAAAATAAACTAGAAGGCAAAGTAACTGGTGTGTTATTAAGAGCAAAAACTAAATTTATTGGTGTAATTGAAGACAATGGAAAAAATGCTTTTTTCATAGCTGATAACAAAAATATAGGATCAGACTTTTTCATTCCTAGAGAAAAATTAAACAATGCAAAAAATAATTCAAGAGTCATTATCGAATTTATGGACTGGCCCGAGACAACTGGTTGTCCATTTGGAGAGGTTGTTAAAATAATTGATGATAAATTTGATTTAAATAGCGAAATTGAGGCTAATATTGAGCTATTTAATATTCGAAATATTTTTTCTAAAAAAATAGAAACAGAATTGGCTAATTTGCCGACTAAAATTGAAAAAAAGGATTTAAAAAATCGAAAAGACTTTAGAAAACATACAACCTTTACAATTGATCCACATGATGCAAAAGATTTTGATGATGCAATTTCTGTAAAATTTTTAAGCGATAAAATCACTTCTATAGGTATTCATATTGCTGACGTTTCACATTACGTGAAATCATCCTCCGAAATTGATAAAGAAGCGTTCTTAAGAGCATTTTCTGTTTATTTCCCTGGTAAAGTAATACCAATGCTTCCCGAAAAACTTTCTAATATACTATGCTCGCTTAGGCCTAAAGAAGATAAATTGACATTTTCTGTAGAAATAGAAATTAATAATTTCTCTAAAATTGAATCTATTTGGATTGGAAAGGGCATTATTAACTCTAATAAAAGATACAGTTATAAGGAGGCAGAACATTGCATTTTATCTGAACAAGGTGATTATTCAAAAGAACTTGTTTTCATAAATAAAGTTGCAATGAAATTACGCCAAACACGAATAAAGGAAGGTTCAATAAACTTTGAAAGAACTGACGTTTCATTTAAACTAAATGAACAGGGTGAGCCAATAGGCATAGAAAAAAAAGAACCTCTTAACGCACATAAATTGGTAGAAGAATTTATGCTTTTAGCTAATAAAATAGTTGCTAATAAACTTAGTGGTTTACAACAATCTATTTATCGTACACATGATTTGCCTGACATGGAGAAGCTAAATGAGATGGCAAGTTACTTGCAAAACATTGATTCGACAATAAAAACAAATAACTTTTCACATAAAGACTCCGCTCCGTTTATTAATATGCTTTTAAAAAATAAATCAATCGGTCTTGAAAATATAATACTTAGATGTATGGCTAAAGCTAAATATAGCACTAAAAATATTGGACATTATGGGCTTGGATTTAGTAAATACACACACTTTACATCACCAATTAGAAGGTATTCAGATTTATTAATCCATCGTATACTGCAAAAGCATTTAAATAACAATAATAGCCATATAGTAGATTTAGAAAAAAAATGTTTGCACTTTTCAACTATTGAAAGAACATATATAAATTTAGAAAGGAAAACTATTAAGTTTATACAATTACATTTACTTATGAATTCAATTGGTAAAAGCTTCTCAGGAGTCATCTCTGGAGTACAAAAATGGGGCCTTTATGTAGAAATTTGCGATGGTAGAGGCGAAGGCCTAGTCTCTTTGAACAACTTAAAAGACGACAATTACTATTTTGATAAAAATCTCCAGGCATATGTAGGTAAAAGATATAGGAAAAAATATATCTTAGGGCAAGAAGTAAAGGTTGAAATTCAAGCAATTGATTTAAATCAACGCAATATGGATCTTTCATTCGTTTCTTAA